gatgaaagagaaagtgtgctgagagagaaaatgtgattagagaaataaaaagagagtgtgatgagagagaataaagagagagaaactatgatgagagaaaatgaggagaaagaGTATGctaaaagagattgaggagagagaaagtatgatgggagagaaagtgcgatgagaaagagtatgatgaaaaaataaggagaaagtgtgtaatgggagagaaagtgtgatggaagagaatgaagagagagaaaatgaggagagagagtgtatgatgggagagaatatagagagaattgtagagaatgtgtgatgagagagaatgaggagagagaaagtatcttgagcaaggttctaaaattcgctagtcGCTAGTCGGGCGGCAGACCAGCGCCTAGCGCCTAGGTCGCCTAGGCGAGGACTAGGCGCCGCTAAGCGAGGACTAGGCGTCGCTAGGTGGATTCCTCGGTATCCCTTGTTTTATGTGGACTGTGGACAATGTCATATGCAAATCTAAATGTTGTCTTAAATAATTTCATAGCAATggagatctaactatgtatgctgaaataaatgcatactttccaataccaaaaaatgaaaaactataaaagaaaattaatagttttgttcaaagaaaatatactagactcagaaaatatgaataaaagaaaTAGTTGAACAATAGAGCAtgcagtaagttatcataatcatgTAGTAAACAGTAGAATATTAGACAATAGtagcaatagttcaattcaagattacaatgcattgtgaactagtaaccactaaacaaaatataattgttaaataacataaatcatgttttaacaaaatgagttcaaaattacacaactaataatatctcatagattcatatttattctgcttcttcttctccataattttcaataacttgttcttcatcagacacaaactcaatatcattattgtgattctcatcttcttcttcggattcaaaatcatcttcatgaagttctctcactctagagctttttcggggttgtagattttcatcggctccacttgcttcatcaaccatttgccaagtgagcccggaacctagttcaacttcatcatcttccccaccatccataatccaaccttgtgcatttgaaaCATCTTTTacaagaaggacatcaacatttctttctttctcttttttatttgttcaacaatctagcattaaattggacagatactagattgttcaacctgttggcatccaacctatttcttttctttgtatgaatctaaaaaaaacagagaaagtaaatattatagttagtaccTGAATATATACTATATAGACGTTAAAAATTatagctaatttaattaaagactgaaagtttaaaactcactctttcaaatgtactccaatttctttcacacccagatgaacttgtagttaatgaaagtatcctcaatgccacccttagcaggttaggtgtgtgagcaccgtatgtactccaccatgcacatggatcaaatgtatcatcatttttttcacatgcttttgttgtcaatgtttttccaaataaccctgtcttatctctatattttggaaattctttgttaataattgtatcttgtagatctaactcattgacatgcaaagtttccatgcattcaaaaatccccaCCACGacctcataaagagcaatagaattatctttatagtaaaaataaggattcaacaaaaaagcagtggtatgcaatgatgtatcaagtctgTCCTtaatttttgactcaataatggctatgataggctgataatttgattccacgttgTTCAGAGTCACCTTGATATCTTTTTTAGTTTGAAGAAGCTCTCTATATAGAAATCCCATTGAtgactttctatctccatctaccaatcgaagaactcttactaaaggagcaaatattttcaaacaaaatgtcacaccattccaaaaactcatgctcatcattgtaaagtaagccaattttcctttgtttgtttttgatcaTTTACATTTCTtccacatatcacttgtaaacatgacccttaaactagttttttttttaaatcaaactttgcaatgtgaggaaatttgatgcaaatcTGGTAACTCCTAGTCGGACTATGTCTCTTCTTCATGAAATTTCTCATCAATGacaaagtcttatggtgagcatagatgaaaatggtaaaagacttggattgctcaataacctttttatatcgtggaagtttgccaatactttcaagcatgagattaaccGTGTGAGTTGTACATGAACTCTAAAAAATCTTAGGTcgcttttctctcatcaatttagctgcagccatattgttggtggcattgtctgttataatctgaacaatattctaagctcctacttgttcaacacacttgtcaacatactcaaaaataagttcagttGTATGCGCCTCATCTAAAGACTCCTTAGACTATAAAAATGTAGTACtctccttgcaattaacacacaaatttaagatgcttcttctttttctatcactccatgcatctgcCATGATTGAGCAcccattctttgcccattcttcttcatgtttcttaggcaattgttttgttctttcaacttcggctttcaacagtggctccctaagttgatattgagttggatgCTTGAATCCTAgtccaaattgacccactgcctccattagttgTTTGAAACTATCATTATCAacagcattgaatgagattccattttcataaacccatcttccaacatattgttgaacttgttgagttctctctttaaAAAGTGTCTCATTTATATTTTGTTAGCGAAACACTTTACTTCCACTGGAGCCTATATTTTCTGGAGCAATTgccgatgcatatctatccatggggccaagtggaagaggtttcTTAATTTcatccatcccttcaatttcaagaccttcttcttTATCTAGAGAAATAGCCACCTCTGCTCTAtaactttgttcttccattattttatttttttttctgttcCTCCTTTCTAAAATAGCCTGTTTGCACttatttgtcttcttgagatgcttttcgataaccagatacatttccaggtatatttccaatgtgctcctttatcctatacactccTCCTGACATTGTTTTTCCACATAATTTGCATTTAATTTTGTCTAGATTCTTAGGATCAACTAATATCCCAAACTCCCATCCGATGTCGTTTGACTTTCTTCTAAGCATCCCGgattcgggttgagtgacagATGCTGTCAAAGATGGATTGCTTGCCATTATGATGACAGATAACctgaaaaaaattatatataacaacTTGACAAGTTAACaacataacatgataataaaatttaattatacattTATAGTTTTATACTATACCAAACGatacaaaataatgaaatataacattaacaagtctgagaatattttttatatatcattATATCTTAATCtaactaataaaatttattagataatagatatttgtttaaaaatattaaatttaaaatatattttttatatttttaaatctgttttataCATTTATAAAAATGTATTAGAATTAATAATGCATTAACAAGTCtgagaatattttttatatatcattATATCTTAATCtaactaataaaatttattagataataGATATTtgctttaaaatattaaatttaaaatatattttttatatttttaaatctgttttatacatttttaataaatgataattgaaaatatttataataattttttatttttttaaatttgttatataaattaatatttaataatatttattaaaaaaattaaatttattatcgaATCTTATTAGGCTTTTGTGAACCAAACCCTATTAGGCTTTATGAACCGAACCTACCCTATTATTGAAATTGTCCCCGTTaggaattattttaatttattaaataaaaaaaatacaaaacagaaaaaaaaaaaatgccgTCGCGAAATGCATTTGGCGCAGCTAGAAGCATCGCGATGCTACCGGCATTGCTGGAAGCAACGTCGGACCTCGCCGGATGTGTCCGACAACGCTTCCGGCGGCGTCTGATGCCCTGCGACGCGTCCGGCGTTGTCGGAGAGTTGCCGCGACGacgaagaaacaaaaaaaaaataatagaaataagaaaaaaataaaaacttatcgGAAGCTGCAGGCCTCGATGAGAGAAGACGCAAGTCGGCGATGAAAGAAGGAAGACGAAGCGCCAGCCTCGGCAAATCCGATTTAGTGATAAAAAACGCCAAATATGCCTAAAATACCTAAGCCCGCGTTGGCCACCGAAGCCCGCGTTGGTCGTCGAAGCCCGCCGAGGGCCGCCTAGGTCTTCCGCCTGGCGGGTTTTCGGCGCGGCCTGACATCGCACaacgcctaggcggccgcctTGGGCGAAATTTCGAACACTGatcttgagagagaaagtgtgatgataaaatattatgagagagaacaaggagatagagtgtggaattaaaaaaaaaaattgaacaaatatactaagggtatttttgtctaaaacttaatttacATTCTTATTTCATCAAAACCCAAGAGAGGGGGGTAGGTTTCATCCATATccaagtttttgggtttcatttcaaaatcttgatttcatttccatcaaccaaacacaaggtttgggaatgaatccattccctcattcctaaacccataaaccaaacgccaccttaaatttgatttgtcaaaaagataattGAAGGTTTGATCATGCTTCTCAATCAAAAAATGCTGTGCAGAATTGGCCATTATTAGTGTTTGATTTCAATTAAAAGGTCCCATGATTCACATAATAATGAAAAGCATCAATGCTTAGCAGTAACTTTGAATTATAAAGAAGCCACCGTAGGGATCTGTTGTTGCTGATTTTGTTTGGTGAGTCTTGAATTTCTTTGTTGTCTTGATGGAAGAGGAAATATACTATGCATTAGAAACTCAATTCACAGCATCAGTACATTGTATTCCCATTTCCACAAGTTTCATGTTGCTGTAAATTGGGCTTAAGAAATAACTTTAGCCTCATGGAAATAACATATTGCTGGCAAGTATTTGTTAGGATAAAATCAATTATGGTAATCCATATTTGATATTTCAGAAATTTGACTATGTCAAGTTGTTGGAGGGGAGCTTTGGCACAATAGTAAAGTTATTGCCGTGTGACttggaggtcatgggttcgaatctcggaaATAATTTCTTGCAAAACAGGATAGCTTGCACCGgggctttttttttgtttttactaTGTCAAGTTGTTAtgatttagaattaattttgcAAACGTTCAAGATATGGACCCAATATGTGATTTTTAAACTCTTTCCATTGTACTCTGACTTCTCATACACTGTGTTGGAGACATGACACTCCAGCATCTACACTCCGAGTGTGACATCCATAGCACCATTGTCTGTGTAAAAAATTCAGAAAACAAATTGTTAGATACCTAGATTTGTAGCCATGATATCACTTGCCGGAGCTCAAGTAACATAGATCACTATTATGTTCTTTGAGAATTTAGATATGCCATTAACTTTATTTTTAGTAAAGTTAAAGCAGAGGAGAATGACTGTGATAACATGTTCAAACTGTCATTTAAAGAATAGAAGGAAACAAGTGGAGCCTATAAAACACAGTTGTCTGGAGAACTTTGATACTCAGGCTCTTTGTCTATCCTTTCCGAACTCATTTGGACACTTGGCACTCCAACACTACTTGAGACTCCAACTCTGACACGTTGACTATGTTGAAAAATTATTAGATGAGATGTCGGATGCTTAGATCCATATGGGTGTTGAACACTCGTACAGGAGGCTCAAGGACTTTACCATGTGGGTATGCACTACGAAGAAAAGGAAGCTAGTTGTTCTAATCAAGCATTTAAACACTGTGCCATATCCAATTGGCCTGGTCAGGTTGGTATGTGACATATTGTTTGTTAGTACGAACCAGTACAGGTTGATGCACTAAAGAAAAAACAAAGTGACAGTGTTGGAGACCAAAGGTGGAGGTGGCAGGGAGAGAAGAATAGAATAAGGGTGGAGATGTACTGGAAAGTGAATAAGAAGGGGAGAATTGTAGAAGATCATAGAAgagaatgaaacaaccagagAAGAGAATTAGAAAGAATGGAAAAAGACATGAAAAGAATAAAGAATTGAGAgcggagagaagaaaaataatcAAACAAAAAATCCTGGTTTTGACCGGTCCTACTGATCTCTATAATTGTAACTGTTGAACCATCTTACCTTACTACTCATTGTTGTTTGGTTCTAAAAACATCCTTGTGATAAAATTTTGTTAACCAATCCAGAAAAGCATTAGCcttgcatttaaaattttaaaactgaaTCATTTTGAATGGCGAATGAATTTGCAATAGAAATGGTTCTTTGATCATAGGTGTGTTTTCTTTCTCTTGAAGCAATATGcatgtattttctttttctaagttaaacatttGAAGAAGAATATTTAGTAAATATGCAATGTAACTGCATGTGAACTtgtaggtacaactgatatgagTATCCTTGGCTAATGAGTTTTTGACAAAAATCATGGCTAATTTATATATATGGCATGAGTTACAAGGTGGCGTCAGGAGATCCCTTCCTTTCAGTTGAACAGTGAATACTGATTTTGGTTCAGATTTATGTTTGAGGACTGCTCTTCACCGAATCAACTTTTCTAGGGAAGATATGAGCACAATGGTACAAGGGTATTGCTACATTAAAGTGAAATATAATAACTAAATGGTTATAATTCTTGGCAAGTATTCTAGATATGAGATCAAGAGAACGTCTTCTTTTGTTTAACATAGGATAGGAATACGGTTATATGCATTGCAAAATTACTCAACGGATCATGTTTGTTGGTCAAGGCCTCGATTTTATTTATTTGAGTCCTTTCTGCCTAACATTTAAAATATTGATGTTTTCCTGTTGATTGATTCTTTTGTAGCTAAAATTTTGCATCATCATTCAACTGTAGACAGACAATTCCAGCtgtcttttgttttcctttctcatTTTAATGGAGAAATTGTCGAATTTTGTACTTTTGAACATTAAGGATGACATTTCTGGTAATGTCTGAGTTCTGTTGCAGCCATGCATTCTAGTATTTGGTGATATCGACCAATTTATATAAAGATGAATGGCAGTTATTACTGCAATGTTTCATTCGGTTGATCTTGCTGATCAAAGTTCATATCAAAGGCATAGCCATTGTTGTCAAATTTGACAATGTTGTTTCCGGATTCAGTTTTAATTAGTCAACCTCGTTGCTATGTTTCTGACCTCTATTCTACTTCTATTCTTACAGGACCCGCCATGCTGTCCTATTGAAACTACAACCATCAGGAGCCCTTTGCATAGGACTGTGTTGACTGAAAATATACTCTAAAATGATTATCATTATCATAACATACTTGGTGCAAGAAACCATAACAATCTCCGTAATTTGAATAAGCCCTTCATGAGCTGGATGGACTAAGATGAATTTGATGATTTCTATGGTTTAAGCAATGAAATGTCTAGGTGCCAGATTAGTGCTGGTTTTTGTCCAGTTTCAATAGATTTGATAGAACTAACCATTGGACATTCTGTAGATCAGAATTTGAGCTATTGGTATTACCTTTTTTGTTATGTAAGCATAAGGTCATATACATCAACTCCTGTTTAGGGCATGTATGTTGTCTTACTTTGCAGACACTGTTGGTGGGAGCACTAACCATTGTGATCTCCCTTTGTTTGATCCTGAGGTTAAGGCTTCACGAATACAATCAAATATGTTGATGAATGAAGCAATGTTGACAAACGAGAAAGCTCATGTGGATGCTTTATTTGGTTCTTCAGTGAAAAACAGATGCAAGCTATTGAACTTAGTTTGAATATGGGAATTCGATGTTAAACAGAGACAGTATTATGTAAGGATCAAGTACAGTGCATGACTTTGTTTGTATTGGAAAACAGAATGCGGTCTCACTTTTATTCTTTCCACCTCCCTTCTCAAGCAATTCCAGTACTCCCTGCAAAGACAACATGTTAAAGAATCAACCAACTTTTGATTGTAGAAAGCAAGAAGACATGATTCCAAGATTGTTAGCCCATCCCTGCAAGTAATTCCAGTCTATAAACTACAAACAATGCTTAATCTCCAAGATATGCGTAGCTTCTACTTCTATAGTGACCATTAATCTTTTCAATTATTCAGAGATGTCGAAGGCCACGCTCGTCAGCAAATTGGAGGCTGAGGCCAAGAACGGCAGTGGTAGCACTGTGCTCTCCGTCAACACTGCCGTTGGCGATGTGAAACTCAAAGCCTCCATCACCAATGCCCTGGCCTCATCCTTCGCCTTCTCGCTCGAGAAGCCCAGCTCCTTCTCCGTCAACTACTACTACTCGCCTGAAAAAGTAATCAACAACGTAGTTACAACTTCCATTGATTCCTCTAGCTGATTGTGATCAACAGGGGGAGGTTGACCTGCCAAACTTGGAGTTCAAGTTTGCGGACTCAGTGAAGGTGATGGGGAGGAAGGTGAGCTTGGCGTACATCCACGCTatgcagaagaggaagatgacggTGGAGGGGTTGATGGAGTTGAACGAGGAGAATAAGGTGGCAGTGAGCCACGTGGTGGGCACCAAGGACTGCAATCTCAGGTACACGTTTGCGCGGCGCAAgttggtggtggtggagccggtgtaCGACTTCAAGGACAGGGCATGGGCAGTGGCGGTGTCGAGGTCATTCGACAGCGGCGACGCCATGAGAGGGAGCTACGAGGCGAAGAACAGAAAGCTTGAGCTGGAGTGGAGCAGAACCTTCACGGATAAAGGATCCTTCAAGGTATAGCAACAAAATCCTTCTATTAATTCGAGCAAATGTGCCAAATTTCTCTCCTCCCCCTCCTTCGAAATTGAGAAATTAAGATCATAAATGAATTTTTATAGCAACAATTCTATTTTTCTGCAATTCTACAAAAGGTTATACTCTAACCCCGGACACCCCATGCGGTCAGCTCCATAATCATCTACAATAAATCAAGAAATCAAGTAGGTCATCACGTGAGAAAGTATTTCCGCCGATTTCGATGGAAATTGACTCATGTTCAGTGATATAAATCTGTCACATGATGACCAACTTGACTATGTCCTTAGACTAATTTTTATAGCAACAAGAATGCATAAATGGTTTCATCATATTCACCTATAAAGCCAAAGATGAAGCCATGATTGCCAGACACGGATgagttcatgagatttcccaaagTACATTTGTGGTTTCAACTCACCCATTTGACTTTCTCAAGTTCATCAAGTAGTTTGATTCGATGGATACAAGATAGTCAGATGATCAAGGTTAAGGACGGGTAAGTTTCTAAGATTCTAAAGAGTACATACACTCTTCTGCCCCGACGGGTGTGATGCAATAATAAATCAATCAAAAAGAGGACTAAAGCTTGAATTATGCATTAGTTATTCTCCGATTGTACTCGATAAATGTCATCTAAGATTAGCCAAGTAAAATTCAAACActtgaattatttaaaaataaatagcaCACCTATGATCTTTCCTTCCAATTCTGAACTTAAAGATGATAAAGAGAAGGTAAAAAACTCAAGTCATGATCGATCTCACTTTAGGCAAACTTTAGATGTGAATAAGAAAACTTGCTTAAAGTTTGTAAAAAGGCCCAGTGTTACACGTACTAATTGTGTGATGTAGTAGAAAGCATTCATACAAAAAAGTGTATGGGTGACGATAATCACTCTTCTTATTGTCACATACTAATACATAATTTGGAATGTATTAGGTGTACTCATCATTTGCATATTCAAACACAGAATAGATTATCTAAACCATTTTGTCAAACACTTGTTCATGTACATGCATTCATTCATTCAGAATGGTTGATCCAATATATTTTGGGATCAATTTTCaacgaaaataaaatatctcattaGGTATTTAACCTCTCCAAATAAAGAGTCAATGTACTAGGGCAAATGCCCACGTAATTTACTTCCTTTTAGAGTGTGGAACTACTTTGGAGAGGCTGCTAAGATGACGACTTCATCTTTTGTTCTAATACATTCATTTAGAATTTACCGCCTAAATACTAATGCAGATATGCCCTTGGGGACAAGATTGAGATGAGGGAGTCACCCTATGCCGCATTCAAAATCTAAGTGAGATTTAGCCACAGTTAGTATTTGTTCTTCTCATCAAAGTGCCTTGGATTTAAAtcatacatttgacatcgaagtcCAATTCTATTCAATTTATAGTTGCTGGATTCATGATTTTATTAGTAGAGTTGCAAACTTAAAGACATCTAGTTCAATAAAATTATAGGAACTACTTATATATTATGGTGTTCCATTGCAGATTTCTGCATCATTTATGAAGAAGGATCAAGAAATAATTCCAAAAATCATGGCTGAAAGCACATGGAGCTGTAATCTTTGACTCCCATTGTaagatttttcttttttgttatttaatttaatttagaatatctttaAATAAAATTCAGCAGTGTATTTTTATAGAGTAATACTACTTTTCATAGAGTAATGATTTGTTGGTGCTTATTTAAGTCTGATTAAATTTAAGAAACAACCACTGCAACTAAATGTTATCTTAGTGAAATATAGGATCAACTATATAGATCATTTTATATCATTAGACTTTATTTCCTACTATATtatcatatatatttaaataaaatttatcttattttattattattaactaaATCTTTTTTAACCTTTCTCATTTGATTTGATATACttatttgtcataattttacaCGATGTACTTAGAGTAATTATAAATGAATTTCAATAGATACATCTCTGACTTTTCTTTAATATTATCATTTCTTATCTATCCATCCTCGCATATCTATGCATCCACTTAACTTTTTCATATAtgcaattcttttttttttcatataacaTATCAAATTTAACtatcattttgtaaaaaatttctttaaattttaaaaatattttataatcatAAAGAACATTTGCGTTCTTTTCAATTTCAACTATCCTATTTATATTTTATGTTTGACATCTTCAGTTCCTctattttttggaaaaaaaattaattctaaatatttaaaattgacaATAAAAGAtccacaataaataaaaaacaaaaaaatatatatatacttttttcTTAAAACATATCCAAAGCTCACCTGTCACATTcatacaaaaaaaagaaaaaaaaaattatatataagcaatatcttattattattttattaaaaatcttccccctttactaactaactttggtgaagcctaaaatgaatttacgttactgtccttttttctattcacattaaaaataattccaaggtttattagtaattccacaagcaaaacaatcagtgatctagaattcgagactcagctacgacgcattattatgaatttttttcatcattaattttctctggttgttttatataaaaaaatataattctctttagtcccacattttagaattgacaacactatgatcaaagaagcttctataaatattttagactgacgatgttaaaaaatatacttttcttagtttcttttattaagataagtataatattaaattaaaataaatttttacatagGGAAACTCGTTACAGTAGTTTATTGCTGGGATTCTCTAACGTCACCCTTGCATTATTGTACTATTGCATGGGTCTGACAAATCTtatccaaataattaattcttggttcTGAACATAAGGTTTACAGATTGTCCAAGTTATGCACCAAACTAGAACATGGATAATTACTTCTGTCCAGAAAGAACAAAGGTTATTGTTACAGGATTAGTGCTTAAACTCTCCAGTGTGgagactttttttttaaaatgtttgtcatgAATTCAGATGATGGAGTAGCCTGCTTAGCCAAGGGCATTTCGATTTCAGCAACTTGTTCCAATTTCTGATAGCAAGGATAACCATTCTGTCACTCACTTCAAAGAGCAAATTCCTATTGCATAGCGTGATCCAAATGTCAGGTATGGCACAGTCGAGTGTCTACGATGAGAATCTAGTTCATCTGATTAATAGTGTGATTTACCTCATCCACCAACCTAGAATATGAACTGTGAAAGAAAAACACCTGTTCAACCGATCACAGAAGTACCAAGCGATCACAAAAACATTAGTTACAGTACAATCAACCAAAGAAGACTCCGTGCTGTAGTCTTTCAGTCTTTtgaaatagttggaaaataaatcAAGTAGAAAAATATATAAACCCAATTATAGAATAGTTGGATCCAGTTTGACATTTTTGTTAATTTGGATTTAAATCTTACACATCTCCACAATTCAAATTAGGTTTCTCATTAAATGGATTGCTATGATATTGATTCCCAAAAAATAGCAAGTACAGCTAGTTCATGAGCAACCAACAATTATCTATATATAGTTAGGTAGTAATAGTGTTAATATATATTTCTCCGAATTAAACTTTGTCATTCTTTCATCTCTCACTCGTTATCATTGCTTATATCTCTATTTAATATTGTCACTCTGACAGAGTGTTGACAACCTCATTGCTAGAACCTTGTTGCACCACCATGCTATGTTGATCTCATCTCTCAATTCTATCTTGTTGTCATGGCTTTCTATTGCTCTCGTTCCTCACCCTCTTCAACTACCTCTGCTCCTTTGAGCAACGAAAAGAAATTTAAATGCCtggttatctatttttttttagggCAAATCATTCATGTCAAAAATTTTATTCTTAAATTTAACGACCACACTCTAAAATTTTCTCACTACCTCACTGATGAAGAGGAAAGAAGCAAAACAAAACGCACAACAAAACtgtatttcttcttgtttttttgtGGAATATCAATAATATTGAGATGA
This genomic stretch from Zingiber officinale cultivar Zhangliang chromosome 7A, Zo_v1.1, whole genome shotgun sequence harbors:
- the LOC122001865 gene encoding outer envelope pore protein 24B, chloroplastic-like, which translates into the protein MGRKVSLAYIHAMQKRKMTVEGLMELNEENKVAVSHVVGTKDCNLRYTFARRKLVVVEPVYDFKDRAWAVAVSRSFDSGDAMRGSYEAKNRKLELEWSRTFTDKGSFKISASFMKKDQEIIPKIMAESTWSCNL